Proteins from one Fragaria vesca subsp. vesca linkage group LG6, FraVesHawaii_1.0, whole genome shotgun sequence genomic window:
- the LOC101309187 gene encoding uncharacterized protein LOC101309187, with the protein MKRELASVSEEGQSQLAEPALRVYERLSSSKRFKGAIVNGLIVYTRARRPGINGRGGVSEEAEADGRKRFDDEARNDGGVSARGFESDQLTEVEVRDEGSGGVEIPWSRKGKGSELRWPFAEDHDIGGELVEVVVREESNFSLEMSRKGYAALSGSAGSGPRKRRRKGSQARSSRRKHFTRSTSRASVKPPVENGSEAAQGSEAAQVSEAAKGSEAVPVSEVVQELEVLAVSEALPVSEEAVPGLCRYQRRLCQLK; encoded by the exons ATGAAGCGAGAGTTGGCTTCTGTTTCCGAGGAGGGCCAGTCTCAACTCGCCGAGCCTGCGCTTCGTGTTTACGAGAGGCTCAGCTCCTCCAAGAGGTTCAAAGGCGCTATTGTGAATGGCTTGATTGTGTATACGCGGGCGAGGAGGCCTGGGATCAATGGCCGGGGCGGCGTATCGGAGGAGGCGGAAGCTGATGGGAGGAAGAGATTCGATGATGAGGCGAGAAATGATGGAGGCGTTTCGGCTCGGGGTTTCGAGAGTGATCAGCTGACTGAAGTTGAAGTTAGGGATGAGGGGAGCGGCGGGGTGGAGATACCTTGGAGTAGGAAAGGGAAGGGGAGTGAGCTGCGGTGGCCGTTTGCGGAGGATCATGATATCGGTGGGGAGTTGGTTGAGGTTGTAGTTAGAGAAGAGAGTAATTTTAGTTTGGAAATGAGTAGGAAGGGGTATGCCGCCTTAAGCGGCAGTGCTGGTAGTGGTCCTCGTAAGAGGAGGAGGAAGGGTTCACAAGCCAGGTCATCCAGGAGGAAGCATTTTACGCGATCCACATCCAGAGCTAGTGTCAAGCCTCCGGTGGAAAATGGATCAGAGGCTGCGCAGGGATCAGAGGCTGCGCAAGTATCAGAGGCTGCGAAAGGATCAGAGGCTGTGCCAGTATCAGAGGTTGTGCAAGAATTGGAGGTTTTGGCGGTATCAGAGGCTCTTCCAGTATCAGAGGAGGCTGTGCCAGG GCTCTGCCGGTATCAGAGGAGGCTGTGCCAGCTGAAGTGA